In Arthrobacter sp. CDRTa11, one DNA window encodes the following:
- a CDS encoding acetate kinase, translated as MLVLVINSGSSSLKYQVRDVAAGSVLTEGLIEKIGMGNGGDGDGEIEGPRDHAEALEQVDAAIHAELGDLELAAVGHRVVHGGERFAEPVLIDHEITRAIERLNPLAPLHNPANVLGIRAITKKWPDMPQVAVFDTAFHRTLPEHAWRYAVPDELYTSHGIRRYGFHGTSHEYVTQRAAALLDIPVEEFDGVIAHLGNGASVTAVRGGKSVDTSMGFTPLEGLVMGTRSGDLDPSILVFLGRAGWTPEDIDTMLNRESGLKGLAGNNDMRSVVEASEAGDAKAAMALAVASYRLAKYIGGYHVAVDGAKALVFTAGIGENSSQFRALVTDRLGALGIELDAGLNSQRSKEPRVISTAQSAIPVLVVPTDEEQAIAEATAAVVHSTAIA; from the coding sequence ATGCTTGTGCTCGTCATCAATTCCGGCTCGTCGTCGCTCAAATACCAGGTGCGTGACGTTGCCGCCGGGAGTGTGCTGACCGAAGGCCTGATCGAAAAAATCGGCATGGGCAACGGCGGCGACGGCGATGGCGAGATCGAGGGCCCGCGTGACCACGCGGAGGCCCTGGAACAGGTGGACGCGGCCATCCATGCGGAACTTGGGGACCTTGAACTGGCTGCCGTTGGCCACCGTGTGGTGCATGGCGGTGAGCGCTTCGCGGAACCCGTGCTGATCGATCACGAGATCACCCGCGCCATCGAACGCCTCAACCCGCTGGCGCCGCTGCACAACCCCGCCAACGTGCTGGGGATCCGCGCCATCACTAAAAAATGGCCTGACATGCCGCAGGTGGCCGTTTTTGACACCGCCTTCCACCGCACGCTGCCCGAGCATGCCTGGCGCTACGCCGTGCCGGATGAGCTCTACACCAGCCACGGCATCCGCCGCTACGGCTTCCACGGCACCTCGCACGAGTACGTGACCCAGCGGGCCGCCGCGCTCCTGGACATTCCGGTGGAAGAGTTCGACGGCGTGATCGCCCACCTTGGGAACGGCGCCTCCGTCACGGCCGTCCGCGGCGGCAAGTCCGTTGACACGTCCATGGGCTTCACCCCGTTGGAGGGCCTGGTGATGGGCACCCGATCCGGCGACCTGGACCCGTCCATCCTGGTCTTCCTGGGCAGGGCCGGCTGGACCCCGGAGGACATCGACACCATGCTCAACCGCGAATCCGGCTTGAAGGGGCTGGCCGGGAACAACGACATGCGCTCCGTGGTGGAAGCTTCGGAGGCCGGCGACGCCAAAGCCGCCATGGCGCTTGCCGTGGCGTCCTACCGCCTGGCTAAGTACATCGGCGGCTACCACGTGGCGGTGGACGGCGCGAAGGCGCTGGTTTTCACCGCCGGCATCGGAGAAAACTCCTCCCAGTTCCGCGCGCTGGTGACCGATCGTCTGGGTGCCTTGGGCATAGAGCTCGACGCCGGCCTCAACAGCCAGCGGTCCAAGGAACCACGGGTGATTTCCACCGCGCAGTCCGCCATCCCGGTCTTGGTGGTCCCCACCGACGAAGAGCAGGCGATCGCGGA
- the pta gene encoding phosphate acetyltransferase: MARGIYVSATTPGSGKSLVALGLADTLHRHADRIGFFKPVVLGTDAADDPMVALMKSRFALDDERCRGGLTFAEVRALLAEGKRADIDARCVDIFAEMSRHCDVVIVEGTDLTGQDAAVEFDLNARLANNLAAPVVAVVGAKGRTVAEAAAAVEVARKELSAGNCALLAIMVNRADPDDVEAIVAAVKPGASGRPVYVLPELEEIARPTTGEVAAALGVRQIAGRPDMERDVRDIKVAAMNVGNFLNVLDEGALVIVPGDRADVMVACLASSFSPEFPVPSALVLTGGLAPDANIYPLLAQAPFPVFASHDDTYTTARRVSEVRSEIWSGHRRKVASALGLWSRSVDEAELVERLHLPRAERMTPLRFLHDLIERARAQRRHVVLPEGTDVRILRAAEILHRRDVCDLTLLGPESDVRELAAARGIDLSGINIVDPATSELRQGFAEKYAELRAHKGVDVAKALEIMQDGSYFGTMMVHLGVVDGMVSGAAHTTAHTIRPALEFVKTRDGVNIVSSVFLMLMSDRVLVYGDCAVNPDPNVEQLADIALASAETAAQFGVEPRVAMLSYSTGGSGSGEAVDEVRQATALVRERRPDLAVEGPIQYDAAVDASIAESKMPGSSVAGQATVFIFPDLNTGNNTYKAVQQSSGAVAVGPVLQGLRKPVNDLSRGCTVEDIVNTVAITAIQAQVPVKV, translated from the coding sequence ATGGCCAGAGGCATCTATGTCAGCGCAACCACCCCAGGCTCGGGCAAGTCGCTCGTGGCCCTGGGCCTTGCGGACACCCTGCACCGGCACGCCGACAGGATCGGCTTCTTCAAGCCGGTGGTCCTGGGCACCGATGCTGCGGATGACCCCATGGTGGCGCTGATGAAGTCACGCTTTGCGCTGGACGATGAGCGCTGCCGGGGCGGCCTGACCTTCGCCGAGGTGCGCGCCCTGCTGGCCGAGGGAAAGCGGGCCGACATCGACGCCCGCTGTGTGGACATCTTCGCCGAAATGTCCCGGCACTGCGATGTGGTGATTGTGGAGGGCACGGACCTCACTGGCCAGGACGCCGCCGTCGAGTTTGACCTCAACGCCCGTCTCGCCAACAACCTGGCCGCACCGGTGGTCGCCGTGGTGGGCGCGAAGGGGCGTACCGTCGCGGAGGCGGCCGCCGCCGTCGAAGTGGCCCGCAAGGAACTTTCCGCAGGAAATTGCGCCCTGCTGGCCATCATGGTCAACCGCGCAGATCCCGACGACGTCGAGGCCATCGTTGCGGCGGTGAAGCCAGGCGCGTCCGGGCGTCCCGTGTACGTCCTGCCTGAACTGGAGGAGATCGCCCGGCCCACCACCGGCGAGGTTGCCGCCGCCCTGGGCGTGCGGCAGATTGCCGGCCGCCCGGACATGGAGCGGGATGTCCGGGACATCAAGGTGGCGGCCATGAACGTGGGCAACTTCCTGAACGTCCTGGACGAGGGCGCCCTGGTGATTGTGCCGGGGGACCGCGCGGACGTGATGGTGGCATGCCTGGCGTCGTCGTTCTCGCCGGAGTTCCCGGTGCCCTCGGCCCTGGTCCTGACCGGCGGCCTTGCCCCGGATGCCAACATCTATCCTCTGCTGGCCCAGGCCCCCTTCCCCGTGTTCGCCTCCCACGACGACACGTACACCACGGCCCGCCGGGTCTCGGAGGTCCGGAGCGAGATCTGGTCCGGGCACCGGCGTAAAGTGGCGTCCGCGCTGGGGCTCTGGTCCAGGAGTGTGGACGAGGCCGAACTGGTGGAACGGCTGCACCTGCCGCGGGCCGAGCGGATGACGCCCCTGCGGTTCCTGCACGACCTCATTGAACGGGCCCGGGCGCAGCGCAGGCACGTGGTCCTCCCGGAGGGGACAGACGTCCGGATTCTCCGGGCCGCCGAGATCCTGCACCGCCGCGACGTGTGTGACCTGACCCTGCTGGGCCCTGAGTCCGACGTCCGTGAACTGGCAGCCGCCCGGGGCATCGACCTGTCCGGAATCAACATTGTTGACCCGGCCACGTCCGAGCTCCGGCAGGGCTTCGCGGAAAAGTATGCGGAACTGCGCGCGCACAAGGGCGTGGACGTGGCCAAGGCACTCGAGATCATGCAGGACGGCAGCTACTTTGGCACCATGATGGTCCATCTGGGCGTGGTGGACGGGATGGTGTCCGGCGCCGCCCACACCACGGCCCACACCATCCGGCCCGCCCTGGAATTCGTGAAGACGCGCGACGGCGTGAACATTGTCTCCTCGGTGTTCCTGATGCTGATGTCGGACCGGGTGCTGGTTTACGGCGACTGCGCGGTGAACCCTGACCCCAACGTGGAGCAGCTGGCGGACATAGCCCTGGCCTCGGCCGAAACCGCTGCCCAGTTCGGTGTGGAGCCGCGGGTGGCCATGCTGTCCTACTCCACCGGCGGTTCCGGCTCCGGGGAGGCTGTGGACGAGGTCCGGCAGGCCACCGCACTGGTGCGCGAACGCCGGCCGGACCTAGCCGTCGAAGGCCCCATCCAGTACGACGCCGCCGTGGATGCGTCCATTGCCGAGTCCAAGATGCCGGGCTCGTCCGTGGCCGGCCAGGCGACCGTCTTCATCTTCCCGGACCTCAACACCGGCAACAACACATACAAGGCGGTGCAGCAGAGCTCCGGAGCGGTCGCCGTCGGGCCCGTTCTGCAGGGGCTCCGCAAACCGGTCAACGACCTCTCCCGCGGCTGCACTGTTGAGGACATCGTGAACACCGTGGCCATCACGGCTATCCAGGCGCAGGTGCCGGTAAAGGTCTAG
- a CDS encoding hotdog fold thioesterase: MAEAALSGATHPILENDYASEWMGIEVLAVSDGHATIRMKLRQEMLNGFGMAHGGMIFAFADTAFALACNPVNPAPGEEDSITVAAGVDINFLKPAYRGQVITAVADRRSSAGRSGLYDIQIFAADPGAQPASPLSSGQPGELIAEFRGRSRTIPKK; the protein is encoded by the coding sequence ATGGCTGAAGCAGCACTCTCAGGGGCCACACACCCCATCCTCGAAAACGACTATGCCTCCGAATGGATGGGTATAGAGGTCCTCGCCGTCAGCGACGGGCATGCCACCATCCGCATGAAGCTCCGCCAGGAAATGCTCAACGGCTTCGGCATGGCACACGGCGGAATGATCTTCGCGTTTGCGGACACTGCCTTCGCGCTGGCCTGCAATCCGGTCAACCCAGCGCCCGGCGAGGAAGACAGCATCACCGTTGCCGCCGGCGTCGACATCAATTTCCTCAAGCCCGCCTACCGCGGCCAGGTGATCACCGCCGTCGCGGACCGCCGCTCAAGCGCAGGACGCAGCGGGCTCTATGACATTCAGATTTTTGCCGCCGACCCCGGAGCGCAGCCCGCTTCACCCCTCAGCTCCGGCCAGCCCGGTGAACTCATTGCCGAGTTCCGCGGACGCAGCCGGACCATCCCCAAGAAGTAG
- the paaK gene encoding phenylacetate--CoA ligase PaaK yields the protein MTLHAPETPAHHNRSAQETTAQGTATQGTTLPSDAVLDREETMSRDELEALQLSRLQHTVAYAYDRVPLYKRKFDDAGIHPTDLRELSDLGNFPFTTKDDLRAEYPFGMFAVPQHEVARVHASSGTTGRPTVVGYTKQDLADWAKLVARCFRASGIRPGMKVHNAYGYGLFTGGLGAHAGAEALGCTVIPMSGGQTERQIQLIQDFQPDAILCTPTYLLTIADAMAHMGIDPTSTSLKYAVLGAEPWTQEMRHELEVTMNIKACDIYGLSEVMGPGVAGEAVETQDGSHIWEDHFRPEIIDAFNPVAGKENVLGDGEHGELVFTSLTKEALPIIRYRTKDLTRLLPGTARPAHRRMGRITGRSDDMIILRGVNLFPSQIEEIALRIPELSPHFQLELTRPEGQRMDQLTVRIERRDNVTPEQSSTAARALREQIKIHVGSSCTVDVVEPGSLERSNGKLRRIYDLRPKA from the coding sequence ATGACGCTTCACGCCCCCGAAACCCCGGCACATCACAACCGCTCCGCGCAGGAAACTACCGCACAGGGAACCGCCACGCAGGGAACCACGCTGCCTTCAGATGCCGTCCTGGACCGCGAGGAAACCATGTCCCGGGACGAGCTGGAAGCCCTCCAGCTCAGCCGCCTGCAGCACACGGTGGCGTACGCGTATGACCGCGTACCGTTGTACAAGCGCAAGTTCGACGACGCCGGCATCCACCCCACGGATCTCCGTGAACTCAGCGACCTCGGCAACTTCCCGTTCACCACCAAGGACGACCTGCGCGCCGAGTACCCGTTCGGCATGTTCGCCGTGCCGCAGCACGAAGTAGCCCGCGTCCACGCAAGCTCCGGCACCACCGGCCGTCCCACCGTCGTCGGCTACACCAAACAGGACCTGGCAGACTGGGCAAAACTTGTTGCCCGCTGCTTCCGCGCCTCCGGCATCCGCCCCGGCATGAAGGTCCACAATGCCTACGGCTACGGGCTGTTCACCGGCGGCCTGGGCGCACACGCCGGTGCCGAGGCCCTGGGCTGCACCGTCATCCCCATGTCCGGCGGCCAGACCGAACGCCAGATCCAGCTCATCCAGGATTTCCAGCCTGACGCGATCCTGTGCACACCCACGTACCTGCTGACCATCGCGGACGCCATGGCGCACATGGGAATCGATCCCACCTCAACATCGCTGAAATACGCGGTGCTGGGTGCCGAGCCGTGGACCCAGGAAATGCGGCACGAACTCGAAGTCACCATGAACATCAAGGCCTGTGACATCTACGGCCTGTCCGAGGTGATGGGTCCGGGCGTCGCCGGTGAGGCCGTGGAGACGCAGGACGGCAGCCACATCTGGGAGGACCACTTCCGCCCCGAAATCATCGACGCATTCAACCCGGTGGCGGGCAAGGAAAACGTCCTGGGCGACGGCGAACACGGCGAGCTGGTCTTTACCTCGCTCACCAAGGAAGCGCTGCCCATCATCCGCTACCGCACCAAGGACCTCACCCGCCTCCTCCCGGGCACCGCCCGCCCCGCACACCGGCGGATGGGCCGCATCACCGGCCGCAGCGACGACATGATCATCCTCCGCGGCGTAAATCTCTTCCCGTCCCAGATCGAGGAAATCGCCCTGCGCATCCCCGAGCTCAGCCCTCACTTCCAGCTTGAGCTGACCCGCCCGGAAGGCCAGCGCATGGACCAGCTGACCGTGCGGATCGAACGCCGGGACAACGTGACGCCTGAGCAGAGTTCGACGGCGGCCCGCGCCCTGCGCGAGCAGATCAAGATCCATGTGGGTTCTTCATGCACGGTGGATGTTGTGGAGCCAGGTTCGCTGGAGCGGTCCAACGGCAAGCTGCGCCGGATTTACGACCTGCGCCCGAAGGCCTGA
- a CDS encoding TetR/AcrR family transcriptional regulator: MSSTTAPMKRGRPGYDQQSVLLIAVDVFNRHGYDATSMGILAENLGISKSAIYHHVPSKGDLLKLALEHALGGLEGILDQPEASSGAADARLEFVLRRTVAVLVERLPFVTLLLRLRGNTEIERNALERRRSFDHKVAGLISAARDEGSLRQDIDPRTVTRLLFGMINSIVEWYKPGGSLSPERLADDVITMAFDGLHSQA; the protein is encoded by the coding sequence ATGTCCAGCACAACGGCACCCATGAAGCGCGGCCGCCCCGGTTACGACCAGCAGTCGGTGCTGCTGATCGCCGTGGACGTTTTCAACCGGCATGGCTATGACGCCACGTCCATGGGCATCCTGGCTGAGAACCTGGGCATCTCCAAGTCCGCGATCTACCACCACGTGCCGTCAAAGGGCGATCTCCTGAAGCTGGCCTTGGAGCATGCACTGGGCGGCCTCGAGGGCATTCTGGACCAGCCGGAGGCTTCCTCGGGCGCGGCCGACGCCCGGCTGGAGTTCGTGCTGCGGCGGACGGTGGCCGTGCTGGTGGAACGGCTCCCGTTTGTCACGTTACTGCTCCGGCTCCGGGGCAATACAGAGATTGAACGCAACGCCCTGGAACGGCGGCGCTCGTTTGACCACAAGGTGGCCGGGCTGATTTCCGCCGCCCGCGACGAGGGGTCCCTGCGCCAGGACATCGACCCCCGTACCGTCACGCGGCTCCTGTTCGGCATGATCAACTCGATCGTGGAATGGTACAAACCGGGCGGTTCGCTCTCCCCCGAAAGACTGGCCGACGACGTCATCACCATGGCGTTCGACGGGCTCCACTCACAGGCCTAA